A window of Christiangramia forsetii KT0803 contains these coding sequences:
- a CDS encoding ABC transporter permease: MNFEYFVVKRLISAKKYKSSISAPIIKIAITAIAIGVIVMLVAFAAGLGLQEKIRDKIAAFNGHINISSYDNNSSKVSLIPVSKEQEFYPEFTSVDGIKHIQAVATKFGVIRTEEDFEGIIVKGVGDDYNWEYFEEFLIDGKLPDFTENLNDEILISQYLANRLQLKVGDRVPTYFLREDSERPLARGFEITGIYDSGFQEFDELYLIADIRHIQRINKWEDDQVGNFEVFVNDFDELDQKGNEVYENTGSFLDTQTISQKYYSMFEWLSLFDFNIALIIGIMILVAGINMITALLVLILERTQMIGILKGLGAGDWSIRKIFLYNAGYLIVLGLFWGNLIGIGILALQKYFKLIPLDPRTYYVSEVPIYLNWDYILAVNFGTLLLCMLMLLIPSIIISKISPVKAIKFD, translated from the coding sequence TTGAATTTCGAATATTTTGTTGTAAAGCGGCTAATCAGCGCTAAAAAATATAAAAGTAGCATATCTGCACCTATTATAAAAATAGCGATCACGGCAATTGCTATTGGGGTTATTGTGATGCTTGTTGCTTTTGCAGCCGGTCTGGGCTTGCAGGAAAAGATAAGAGATAAGATCGCAGCCTTTAACGGGCATATAAATATTTCCAGTTACGATAATAACAGTTCCAAAGTTTCTCTAATTCCGGTTTCCAAAGAACAGGAATTTTATCCCGAATTTACCTCCGTAGATGGGATAAAGCATATTCAGGCAGTGGCTACAAAATTTGGGGTCATAAGGACTGAAGAAGATTTTGAAGGTATTATTGTAAAGGGTGTTGGGGATGATTATAATTGGGAATATTTTGAAGAATTTTTAATTGATGGAAAGCTTCCCGACTTCACAGAAAATTTAAATGATGAGATCTTAATCTCACAATACCTTGCAAACAGGCTTCAGTTAAAAGTTGGAGATAGAGTGCCTACTTATTTTCTTCGGGAAGATAGTGAACGTCCTCTTGCCAGAGGATTCGAAATTACCGGTATCTATGATTCTGGATTTCAGGAATTTGATGAGCTCTATTTGATTGCCGATATAAGGCATATTCAACGTATCAATAAATGGGAAGACGATCAGGTTGGAAATTTTGAAGTTTTCGTAAACGATTTTGATGAACTGGATCAAAAAGGAAATGAAGTTTATGAAAATACCGGTTCTTTTCTGGATACTCAAACGATCAGTCAGAAGTATTACTCCATGTTTGAATGGTTGTCCCTTTTCGACTTTAATATTGCACTAATTATTGGGATTATGATCCTTGTCGCAGGGATCAATATGATTACCGCTTTATTAGTTTTGATCCTGGAACGAACCCAAATGATTGGAATTTTAAAAGGTCTTGGTGCAGGAGACTGGAGCATAAGAAAGATCTTTCTCTATAACGCAGGTTATCTTATTGTACTTGGTCTGTTCTGGGGTAATTTAATTGGAATTGGAATATTAGCGCTTCAGAAATATTTTAAACTAATTCCTTTAGATCCTCGAACATATTATGTGAGCGAAGTTCCAATTTATCTGAATTGGGACTATATTCTCGCGGTGAATTTTGGAACCTTACTTTTATGTATGTTGATGTTGTTAATCCCATCTATTATAATTTCCAAAATATCCCCGGTGAAAGCGATAAAATTCGATTAA
- a CDS encoding PspC family transcriptional regulator — MTTLVSNFRYYLEKHGFYVSTRLADKLGMRAKNVRLFFIYASFFTMGVGFVVYLTLAFWLRLKDLIYTKRTSVFDL, encoded by the coding sequence ATGACGACGCTGGTTTCAAACTTTAGATATTATCTTGAAAAGCACGGATTCTATGTTTCTACCCGGCTTGCAGATAAACTTGGGATGCGTGCTAAAAATGTAAGGTTATTCTTTATATATGCTTCATTTTTCACGATGGGAGTTGGCTTCGTGGTATATCTTACCCTGGCGTTCTGGTTGAGATTAAAAGATCTTATTTATACTAAGCGAACTTCGGTTTTCGATTTATGA
- a CDS encoding SGNH/GDSL hydrolase family protein gives MRKIYFLFLSLILFSCSSTVDSVSNPMPEDPKYTFLALGDSYTIGESVVETQRWPVQLAEQLRSRGYKMAAPKIIAKTGWTTEDLLRGMENELNIQRDFDLVSILIGVNNQYQGKRITEYEDDLRTIFNKAVNHSKTMEKGVFAVSIPDYGYTPFGSADQEEISAEIDRFNAVFKRIADEFDVPFYNITPISRDAVNNPDLVASDGLHPSGLMYQYWVDQIVNQIAEKLPE, from the coding sequence ATGAGAAAAATATACTTTCTGTTTTTAAGCCTTATTCTTTTTTCCTGCAGTTCTACGGTAGATAGTGTAAGCAACCCAATGCCCGAAGATCCAAAATATACCTTTCTGGCCCTTGGAGATTCATATACTATTGGGGAAAGTGTTGTAGAAACGCAGCGTTGGCCGGTACAGCTTGCCGAACAACTGAGATCCAGAGGCTATAAAATGGCTGCTCCCAAGATCATAGCGAAGACTGGCTGGACTACTGAAGATCTGTTAAGAGGAATGGAGAATGAATTGAATATTCAGCGGGATTTTGATCTTGTTTCCATTCTTATTGGAGTAAACAATCAATATCAGGGAAAACGTATTACGGAATACGAGGATGATCTTCGAACCATTTTTAATAAAGCTGTGAATCACTCTAAAACCATGGAAAAAGGTGTTTTTGCGGTAAGCATTCCAGACTATGGTTATACCCCTTTTGGTTCAGCCGATCAGGAGGAGATTAGTGCCGAAATAGATAGATTTAACGCTGTCTTTAAAAGAATAGCCGATGAATTTGACGTTCCTTTCTATAATATTACTCCTATTTCAAGAGATGCAGTGAACAATCCAGATTTAGTAGCCAGCGATGGTTTGCATCCAAGCGGATTAATGTACCAATATTGGGTTGACCAAATCGTGAACCAGATTGCTGAAAAACTTCCGGAATAA
- a CDS encoding potassium channel family protein, which produces MRRLVDSKLKLAIVLIILVFITGIIGFRFLYDYSWVDALYMTIITISTVGYGEVQPMGAYGKIFTSIFIISGLFIFGFGLSTITEHILNKNNIGNLKRNKMKKRIDSFKDHIIVCGYGQNGKEAVQKLVDYRKDFVIIDENEEVFHGIGAEKLNYIVGNATEDEVLETAGIERASTLICTLPRDADNLFIVLSARQLNKELKIISRATEENSYKKLKLAGADNVIMPDRIGGSHMASLVVVPDLVEFLDNLSVSGKHDSINVEQIPFSKVCSDGREKTIAETDIRKNTGCSIIGYKSPLGTYVVNPEPSLKLEKNSKLIMIGRPEQIDSLKRFYSV; this is translated from the coding sequence ATGAGAAGACTGGTAGATTCAAAGCTCAAACTGGCTATAGTCTTAATTATTCTGGTATTTATTACCGGAATAATCGGCTTCCGGTTTTTATATGATTATTCGTGGGTAGACGCATTATATATGACGATAATCACCATTAGTACAGTTGGTTATGGTGAAGTTCAGCCAATGGGTGCCTATGGTAAAATTTTCACATCGATATTTATTATTTCCGGACTTTTTATATTTGGTTTTGGTCTTTCAACCATTACAGAGCATATTCTGAATAAAAATAATATTGGTAATCTAAAGCGGAATAAAATGAAAAAGAGAATTGATTCTTTTAAGGATCATATTATTGTTTGCGGTTATGGGCAGAACGGGAAAGAAGCTGTGCAAAAACTGGTAGATTACCGAAAGGATTTTGTGATCATTGACGAAAATGAGGAGGTTTTTCATGGAATTGGCGCTGAAAAACTCAATTATATTGTTGGCAATGCTACTGAAGATGAAGTATTGGAAACAGCAGGAATTGAGAGGGCTTCCACATTGATTTGTACCTTGCCAAGGGATGCAGATAATCTTTTTATCGTATTATCTGCCCGCCAACTTAATAAGGAGCTGAAGATCATAAGTCGGGCTACCGAAGAAAACAGCTATAAAAAGTTAAAACTTGCCGGTGCAGATAATGTGATCATGCCAGATAGGATAGGAGGGAGCCATATGGCGTCTTTAGTGGTGGTTCCAGATCTTGTAGAATTCCTGGATAATCTTTCGGTTTCAGGAAAACACGATAGTATTAATGTGGAACAAATTCCTTTTTCCAAAGTATGTTCAGACGGAAGGGAAAAGACAATTGCAGAGACCGATATTAGAAAAAATACAGGCTGCTCCATTATTGGATATAAATCACCTTTAGGAACGTATGTGGTAAACCCCGAGCCATCCCTGAAATTAGAGAAAAATTCTAAACTTATTATGATTGGGAGACCTGAACAAATAGATAGTTTAAAAAGATTCTATTCGGTATAA
- a CDS encoding PLP-dependent cysteine synthase family protein: protein MEYAENILGTIGNTPLVKMNKIVEEIDALVLAKYETFNPGNSVKDRMAVKMVEDAEKKGWLKPGGTIIEGTSGNTGMGLALVAIVKGYKMICVLSDKQSKEKMDILRAVGSEVIVCPTDVEPDDPRSYYSTSKRLAEETPNSWYVNQYDNLANREAHYETTGPEIWKQTDGKVTHFVVGVGTGGTISGVGKYLKEKNPNIKVWGIDTYGSVFKKYHETGVFDEKEIYPYVTEGIGEDILPKNVDFDVIDGFTKVTDKDAAVYTQKLSKEEGFFLGNSAGAAAKGLLQLKEHFTKDDVVVVLFHDHGSRYVGKMYNNEWMKKQGYLD from the coding sequence ATGGAATACGCTGAAAATATATTGGGTACCATAGGGAATACTCCTTTGGTGAAAATGAACAAAATTGTTGAAGAGATAGACGCTCTGGTACTTGCGAAATATGAAACCTTTAATCCCGGAAATTCTGTTAAGGATCGTATGGCGGTGAAAATGGTTGAAGATGCTGAAAAGAAAGGATGGTTAAAACCCGGAGGGACTATTATTGAAGGAACTTCAGGAAATACGGGAATGGGCCTGGCTTTAGTCGCAATCGTAAAGGGATATAAAATGATCTGTGTACTTAGCGACAAGCAAAGTAAAGAGAAAATGGATATTTTACGTGCTGTGGGAAGTGAAGTAATCGTGTGCCCTACAGATGTTGAGCCGGATGATCCCCGTTCTTACTATTCAACTTCAAAAAGACTGGCAGAAGAAACCCCGAATTCGTGGTATGTAAACCAATACGATAACCTTGCAAATCGTGAGGCTCATTATGAAACCACAGGTCCGGAGATCTGGAAACAAACCGATGGTAAAGTAACCCATTTTGTAGTAGGAGTGGGAACCGGTGGAACTATTTCTGGCGTCGGAAAATATTTAAAAGAAAAAAATCCAAATATTAAAGTTTGGGGAATAGATACTTATGGATCTGTATTTAAGAAATATCACGAAACAGGTGTTTTTGATGAAAAAGAGATATATCCATATGTAACAGAAGGTATTGGAGAAGATATCCTGCCAAAAAATGTAGATTTTGATGTTATTGACGGTTTTACCAAAGTAACCGATAAAGATGCAGCAGTATATACTCAAAAACTTTCTAAGGAGGAGGGCTTCTTTCTTGGTAATAGTGCAGGTGCCGCGGCCAAGGGGTTACTTCAGTTGAAAGAGCACTTTACTAAAGATGATGTGGTAGTGGTTCTTTTCCATGATCATGGAAGCAGGTATGTTGGTAAGATGTACAATAATGAGTGGATGAAAAAACAAGGCTATTTAGATTGA
- a CDS encoding amino acid carrier protein, with the protein MRKYLLSMFFLFSIFGLSAQELDVKAKVGNPSKVINNGFIELDVTGGTPPYQYKWSNQGTSLESNRTEGLTEGIPYTVVVSDSNGDSVEKEYQVDAEAITEHFNGTFAPIVASMGSVLFWDPFSAVGIYDPVVYADIKRIEAPEWDASEDAKFILKEWKEADGDHVNEGDLVAIVSKNGQDINVYANADGKIEHFLGEEDVIYNSENKKHVIEAGAQYFASIEYDEPVALLHPNGDFQTKNIPFIVVWLVLGALFFTLRLGFINIRGFRHSLQLAKGKFDDPNAPGQVTHFQALATAVSGTVGLGNIAGVAVAISLGGAGATMWMILAGLLGMSSKFVECTLGVKYRFINSEGRVFGGPMNYLRYGLEKRNKKGLGKFLAAFFAILAIGASFGGGNMFQANQSFSILAGEFPMLVGNGFWFGIVVAIFVGIVIIGGISSIAKVTGKIVPIMAGVYVLGALVVIGVNIENIGPAFSAIWDGAFSPSALKGGVIGVLIVGFQRAAFSNEAGVGSAAIAHSAAKTNHPPSEGFVALLEPFIDTVVVCTLTALVLIFTGMHEVAGVGGVELTSTAFGSVISWFPYVLATAVFLFAFSTMISWSYYGMRAWTYLFGKSKKNEIVYKSLFLIFVVIGASVSLGAVLDFSDMMILAMSFPNIIGLYFLIGEVSNDLKEYQHRLKAGELFQKTEKKNTKTAS; encoded by the coding sequence ATGAGAAAGTATTTGCTTTCAATGTTCTTTTTATTTTCAATTTTTGGATTGTCTGCACAAGAACTAGATGTAAAAGCCAAAGTAGGTAATCCTTCAAAAGTGATTAATAATGGGTTCATCGAACTAGATGTAACCGGGGGAACTCCTCCTTATCAATACAAATGGTCTAATCAGGGAACCAGCCTTGAATCTAATAGAACTGAAGGACTTACCGAAGGTATTCCTTATACTGTTGTAGTTAGTGATAGTAATGGAGATTCTGTTGAAAAAGAGTATCAGGTAGATGCAGAGGCCATTACAGAGCATTTTAACGGAACATTTGCGCCAATTGTAGCCAGTATGGGAAGTGTTCTATTCTGGGATCCGTTTTCTGCAGTTGGAATTTACGATCCGGTTGTTTACGCAGATATAAAAAGAATCGAAGCGCCTGAATGGGATGCAAGTGAGGATGCAAAATTCATTCTTAAAGAATGGAAAGAGGCTGATGGTGATCATGTGAATGAAGGAGACCTTGTAGCTATTGTATCTAAAAACGGTCAGGATATTAATGTTTATGCCAATGCTGATGGTAAAATAGAACATTTTCTTGGTGAAGAAGATGTTATTTATAATTCAGAAAATAAAAAACACGTAATAGAGGCGGGTGCTCAATATTTCGCTAGTATTGAATATGATGAGCCTGTCGCTTTGCTTCATCCAAACGGAGACTTTCAAACTAAGAACATACCGTTCATTGTAGTTTGGTTAGTTCTGGGAGCTTTATTTTTTACCTTACGTTTAGGGTTTATCAATATAAGAGGCTTTAGGCATTCACTTCAACTTGCAAAAGGGAAATTTGATGATCCAAATGCACCGGGACAGGTAACACATTTCCAGGCATTGGCTACTGCTGTTTCTGGTACCGTGGGACTTGGGAATATTGCCGGTGTTGCTGTGGCTATCTCTTTAGGAGGTGCAGGAGCTACCATGTGGATGATTCTTGCAGGTTTGCTGGGGATGTCATCTAAATTCGTAGAATGTACGTTAGGGGTAAAATATAGATTTATAAATTCTGAAGGTCGTGTATTTGGTGGCCCTATGAACTACCTGAGATATGGGCTTGAAAAAAGAAATAAAAAAGGACTGGGTAAATTCCTTGCAGCTTTTTTCGCAATTCTTGCTATTGGAGCTTCCTTTGGTGGAGGTAACATGTTCCAGGCCAACCAGTCTTTCTCAATTCTAGCAGGAGAGTTTCCAATGCTTGTTGGAAACGGATTCTGGTTTGGTATTGTAGTAGCTATTTTTGTTGGTATTGTAATTATTGGTGGGATTAGTAGTATTGCTAAGGTTACCGGAAAAATTGTACCTATTATGGCCGGGGTGTATGTTCTTGGAGCATTGGTAGTGATAGGAGTAAATATTGAAAATATAGGGCCTGCTTTTTCCGCAATATGGGATGGAGCATTTAGTCCAAGTGCTTTAAAAGGTGGAGTTATTGGGGTACTTATCGTAGGATTCCAGCGTGCAGCATTCTCGAATGAGGCTGGTGTTGGATCTGCGGCAATTGCACACAGTGCTGCAAAAACGAATCATCCGCCTTCTGAAGGTTTTGTAGCTCTTTTAGAGCCATTTATCGATACTGTTGTAGTATGTACGCTTACCGCATTAGTACTTATTTTTACAGGAATGCATGAAGTTGCCGGGGTTGGAGGTGTAGAGCTTACATCAACCGCTTTTGGTAGTGTTATCTCATGGTTTCCTTATGTTCTTGCAACAGCGGTATTCCTTTTTGCATTCTCTACGATGATCTCCTGGTCTTATTATGGAATGAGGGCATGGACCTACCTTTTCGGGAAGAGTAAAAAGAACGAGATCGTATATAAATCACTGTTTCTTATATTTGTAGTAATTGGAGCTTCTGTTAGTTTGGGAGCGGTTCTTGACTTTTCAGATATGATGATTCTGGCGATGTCTTTCCCTAACATCATTGGGCTATACTTCTTGATTGGAGAGGTTAGCAATGATCTTAAGGAATATCAACATAGGCTTAAAGCCGGTGAGCTGTTTCAGAAAACCGAAAAGAAAAATACTAAGACGGCCTCTTAG
- a CDS encoding amino acid carrier protein, translated as MIKNSWLLTSLFLMLSLITNAQNDVKNYSDFEVSLKLINPTREINDGIVRLQIQGGVAPFKYKWSKKATALDSKKSKGLIEGMEHTVTVTDANGKSIEEKFTVPATSITEVFNSKVQPAVDFLGGVLFWDPFAAVGIYDPIVYSDQKEIPIPNWDATTNSIYHLKEWLVAEGASVAEGDKIAIVQSESGKEREVYSDASGTINYLVQEGGEIFNPNDKSDVIEQNAHMIAQVKFDNPQPLHHPNGDIRTNAIPFIVIWLILGSIFFTLRLGFVNIRGFKHSIQLAKGKFDNPDAPGTITHFQAMATAVSATVGLGNIAGVAVAISLGGAGATFWMFCAGFFAMSLKFTECTLGVKYREIKEDGRIFGGPMNYLRYGLEKRNMKGLGKFLAGLFAVLGVGASFGGGNMIQSNQAFKIVSEQIPILQGHGFIFGVIFAILVGAVILGGINSIARVTGKVVPVMAIIYILGCAVVIGVNIENIGGAFSAIYNGAFSASALKGGFIGVLIIGLQRAAFSSEAGVGSAAIAHSASKTTNPIADGFTSLVEPFIDTMVVCTMTALVLIFTGMHEVGGGMKGVELTSDAFGSVISWFPAVLALAVFLFAFSTMVSWSYYGMRSWTYLFGQSKKSEIIYKVLFLVFVVVGASVSLGAVLSFSDMMILAMSFPNIIGLYIMSSEVRADMEAYWHRLKKGELFINPKFRDAA; from the coding sequence ATGATAAAGAATTCGTGGTTATTAACCAGTTTATTCTTAATGTTAAGCTTAATTACAAATGCACAGAATGATGTAAAAAATTACTCAGATTTCGAGGTTTCTCTAAAATTGATCAATCCCACCCGGGAGATCAATGACGGGATTGTTAGATTACAGATTCAGGGAGGTGTAGCTCCTTTTAAATATAAATGGAGTAAAAAGGCCACAGCTCTTGATTCTAAGAAATCCAAAGGTCTTATTGAGGGAATGGAGCATACAGTTACAGTAACTGATGCTAACGGGAAGAGTATAGAAGAAAAATTTACTGTACCAGCCACTTCAATTACAGAAGTCTTTAATAGTAAGGTACAGCCTGCAGTAGATTTTTTAGGCGGCGTTCTTTTCTGGGATCCATTTGCTGCCGTAGGAATCTACGACCCCATAGTTTATTCTGATCAAAAAGAAATCCCCATTCCAAATTGGGATGCTACCACCAATAGTATTTACCATCTTAAAGAGTGGCTTGTTGCTGAAGGTGCTTCAGTAGCCGAAGGTGATAAAATAGCCATCGTACAAAGCGAATCTGGAAAAGAACGGGAAGTGTATTCAGATGCTTCTGGGACTATAAATTATCTCGTTCAGGAAGGTGGTGAAATTTTTAATCCGAATGATAAAAGTGATGTAATTGAGCAGAATGCCCATATGATCGCACAGGTAAAGTTTGATAATCCGCAACCTTTACATCATCCAAATGGAGATATAAGAACCAACGCTATTCCTTTTATCGTTATTTGGTTAATTCTGGGTAGTATTTTCTTTACTCTACGGCTTGGATTTGTAAATATCCGCGGATTCAAACACTCCATACAACTCGCAAAAGGGAAATTTGACAATCCTGATGCTCCGGGAACAATTACACATTTCCAGGCGATGGCTACAGCGGTTTCTGCTACAGTTGGGCTTGGTAATATTGCAGGGGTGGCCGTGGCGATCTCCCTAGGTGGAGCAGGTGCTACATTCTGGATGTTTTGTGCCGGTTTTTTCGCGATGTCTCTAAAATTCACCGAATGTACCCTAGGGGTGAAATACCGTGAGATTAAAGAAGATGGCAGGATTTTCGGTGGGCCCATGAATTATCTGCGTTATGGTTTAGAAAAAAGAAATATGAAAGGTCTTGGTAAATTTCTTGCCGGACTATTCGCTGTACTTGGAGTGGGAGCTTCGTTTGGAGGTGGTAATATGATCCAGTCTAACCAGGCTTTTAAAATTGTTTCTGAACAAATCCCTATTTTACAAGGGCATGGTTTTATTTTTGGAGTGATCTTCGCCATTTTAGTAGGAGCGGTGATTCTTGGGGGAATCAACAGTATTGCCCGTGTGACGGGAAAGGTGGTTCCTGTGATGGCAATTATTTATATCCTTGGTTGTGCTGTGGTAATTGGTGTTAATATCGAAAATATTGGCGGAGCATTTTCCGCGATTTATAATGGAGCATTTTCTGCAAGTGCGCTAAAAGGTGGATTTATTGGAGTGCTGATAATTGGTCTTCAGAGAGCTGCTTTCTCCAGTGAGGCCGGGGTTGGTTCTGCTGCGATTGCCCATAGTGCTTCTAAAACAACCAATCCTATCGCAGATGGTTTTACTTCTTTGGTAGAACCTTTTATAGATACGATGGTAGTTTGTACCATGACGGCGCTTGTGCTTATTTTTACTGGAATGCACGAAGTTGGTGGCGGAATGAAAGGAGTTGAATTGACTTCTGATGCCTTCGGAAGTGTGATCTCCTGGTTTCCGGCGGTACTTGCGCTAGCCGTTTTCCTTTTTGCATTTTCTACCATGGTTTCCTGGTCTTACTACGGAATGAGATCCTGGACTTATTTATTTGGACAAAGCAAAAAATCTGAAATTATTTACAAAGTGTTGTTCCTTGTATTTGTAGTAGTTGGAGCATCGGTAAGTCTGGGAGCCGTTTTAAGCTTTTCAGATATGATGATTCTCGCTATGTCGTTCCCGAATATCATCGGTTTATATATTATGTCTTCTGAAGTAAGAGCAGATATGGAGGCTTACTGGCATAGACTTAAAAAAGGGGAGCTTTTTATTAATCCTAAATTTAGGGACGCCGCTTAA
- a CDS encoding DUF2851 family protein: protein MKEDFLYHLWKFQKYDSEDLKTSEKDYLKIFKPGIQNELSGPDFFNAKIQIGDQLWAGNVEIHIKSSDWYLHRHEIDSNYDNVILHVVWEHDEEIYRRDNSIIPTLVLKDKVDKGLQESYENLLEKDHLKLNCENDFKNFSDFQMEHWLERLFFERLERKTKFILDLLAKTGNNWEAVLFTVLSRSFGSKVNADAFMIMAQSLDFKVVQKLSNNRYSLEALFLGQAKLIKGEDQYSLELQKEYDYLKHKFSLKNEFLPSPEFFRLRPDNFPSIRLAQLAALYSEKKNIFHELMQAKNITEIKDLFDLQISEYWKSHYNFGKTHTTKNKKLTSAFIDIIIINCIVPIKHCYFQFIGEENEQSIQDLIQSIKTEKNSVVNLYNELRPKTATTAMHSQALLQLNSEYCTSNKCLQCELGASLLRKSPKYI, encoded by the coding sequence GTGAAAGAGGATTTTTTATATCATTTATGGAAGTTCCAAAAATATGATTCTGAAGATTTAAAAACTTCAGAAAAAGATTATTTAAAAATTTTTAAGCCGGGTATTCAGAATGAATTATCCGGGCCAGATTTTTTCAATGCGAAAATCCAGATAGGCGATCAACTTTGGGCGGGCAATGTGGAAATCCATATAAAATCTTCAGATTGGTACCTACATCGTCATGAAATAGATTCGAACTACGATAATGTAATCCTGCATGTGGTTTGGGAGCATGACGAAGAAATTTACCGCCGCGATAATTCTATAATTCCCACTCTTGTATTAAAAGATAAAGTTGACAAAGGACTTCAGGAATCCTATGAAAATCTTTTGGAGAAAGATCATCTTAAACTCAATTGTGAGAATGATTTTAAAAACTTTTCAGATTTTCAAATGGAGCATTGGCTGGAACGTTTATTTTTTGAACGATTAGAGAGAAAGACAAAATTCATCCTGGACCTTTTAGCTAAAACGGGGAATAATTGGGAGGCGGTCTTATTTACCGTCCTTTCCAGAAGTTTCGGATCGAAGGTTAATGCCGATGCTTTTATGATAATGGCTCAAAGCTTGGATTTTAAAGTGGTTCAAAAATTATCTAATAATCGCTATTCATTAGAAGCACTTTTTCTTGGGCAGGCGAAACTTATAAAGGGGGAAGACCAGTATTCATTAGAGTTGCAAAAAGAATATGATTATTTAAAGCATAAGTTTTCCCTGAAAAACGAATTTCTTCCGTCCCCCGAATTTTTCAGATTACGACCAGATAATTTTCCAAGCATTAGATTAGCACAACTCGCTGCTTTATATTCAGAAAAGAAAAATATATTTCATGAGCTAATGCAGGCAAAAAATATAACTGAAATCAAAGACCTGTTCGATTTGCAAATTTCAGAATACTGGAAATCTCATTATAATTTTGGCAAAACTCATACTACAAAGAATAAAAAACTCACCTCCGCATTTATAGACATTATCATTATAAACTGTATCGTCCCAATTAAACATTGTTATTTTCAGTTTATTGGAGAGGAAAATGAGCAATCTATTCAGGACCTTATTCAATCAATTAAAACAGAAAAGAATTCCGTAGTAAATCTTTATAATGAATTGAGACCAAAAACAGCGACTACAGCTATGCATTCACAGGCATTGTTACAATTAAATAGTGAATATTGTACTTCAAACAAATGTCTACAATGCGAATTGGGCGCCTCTTTATTAAGGAAGTCTCCTAAATACATTTAA